Proteins co-encoded in one Cupriavidus metallidurans CH34 genomic window:
- a CDS encoding M14 family metallopeptidase, whose amino-acid sequence MESALHHRGVKVQPEVRNLFSRTYAEARQKFLQAAASRGLDVESHELPLDGAHGETLATDVVRDGPLHASKLVIIISGVHGVEGYCGSAIQTGLLGLGPVAAPDTAVLYIHAVNPHGFSYSRRETQENVDLNRNFVDFSAPLPDNKPYAEIHELLLPREWPPGDDNELALFMLRKEWGVKGFQRAVSLGQYRFEDGMHFGGREPAWSNTTFRRILQRHARNCQHLGSIDVHTGLGPYGVGERIFACLDEGRSLERARRWWGDVTSVHAGTSNSIPMTGPIQFALFDECAQAEQTNLCLEFGTYPMPQVIGASRAEHWLHRHGSSDPLQAAAIRQTLKDAFYPQADDWQQAVWQQGRDVFLQTLNGLRED is encoded by the coding sequence ATGGAATCAGCGCTGCATCATCGAGGAGTCAAGGTGCAACCAGAAGTTCGTAACCTGTTCAGTCGAACCTACGCGGAGGCCCGGCAGAAGTTCCTGCAGGCCGCCGCATCGCGCGGGCTCGACGTCGAGTCCCATGAACTGCCGCTCGATGGCGCACATGGCGAGACGCTGGCCACGGACGTCGTGCGCGACGGGCCGCTGCATGCTTCGAAGCTGGTCATCATCATCAGCGGCGTGCACGGCGTGGAAGGTTATTGTGGCTCCGCCATTCAGACCGGGTTGCTTGGCCTTGGCCCGGTAGCTGCGCCGGACACGGCGGTGCTGTATATCCATGCGGTCAATCCCCACGGGTTTTCGTACTCGCGCCGGGAGACGCAGGAGAACGTCGACCTGAACCGCAACTTCGTCGACTTCTCGGCTCCGCTGCCGGACAACAAGCCCTATGCGGAGATCCACGAGCTCTTGCTCCCCAGGGAGTGGCCGCCCGGCGATGACAACGAGCTGGCGCTGTTCATGTTGCGCAAGGAGTGGGGCGTGAAGGGGTTTCAGCGTGCCGTCTCGCTGGGTCAATACCGCTTCGAGGATGGCATGCATTTCGGCGGGCGCGAGCCAGCCTGGAGCAACACCACATTTCGTCGGATCCTCCAACGCCATGCGCGCAACTGCCAGCATCTGGGCTCCATTGACGTTCACACCGGGCTTGGACCTTATGGCGTGGGGGAGCGCATCTTCGCTTGCCTCGACGAAGGGCGTTCGCTGGAGCGAGCGCGTCGTTGGTGGGGGGATGTGACGTCCGTTCATGCCGGGACTTCGAACAGCATCCCCATGACCGGGCCGATCCAGTTCGCACTCTTCGACGAGTGCGCGCAGGCCGAGCAGACCAACCTCTGCCTGGAGTTCGGCACGTATCCGATGCCACAAGTCATTGGCGCCAGCCGTGCCGAACACTGGCTGCACCGCCACGGTTCGTCTGACCCGCTGCAGGCGGCGGCCATCCGCCAGACCCTCAAGGATGCGTTCTATCCCCAGGCGGACGACTGGCAACAGGCTGTCTGGCAACAGGGCCGCGACGTGTTCCTGCAGACCCTGAATGGACTGCGGGAAGACTGA
- a CDS encoding IS30-like element IS1088 family transposase, producing MTKKNYQQLSETERHAIALGLQQKQSLSAIARALGRDKSTISRECNRNAGGKGYASKFAQQRSDNRKRQARPSPKLHRQGPLFPLVCDYLRHKWSPQQIANELQRLHPQDRRLQASHESIYTCIYAQPRGELKKELVSCLRMAHAKRWPRSRGKDRRKETQDLLSIHVRAPEIEDRQLPGHWEGDLIKGKANASAIGTLVERTTRLVVLVKLPHPNPATAAHVLQAFSDKLKTIAQPMRQTLTYDRGSEMAEHRQLSENTGMKVYFCDPYSPWQRGSNENTNGLLRQYFPKGTDLSGYSQEQLDAVADELNGRPRMTLGWRKPIEVYAEHLARLAQQPDLVH from the coding sequence ATGACCAAGAAAAATTACCAGCAGTTGAGTGAGACCGAACGCCATGCGATAGCCCTGGGGCTGCAGCAAAAGCAAAGCCTCAGCGCCATAGCCAGGGCCCTGGGGCGTGACAAGAGCACTATCAGCCGCGAGTGCAATCGCAATGCAGGCGGCAAGGGCTACGCCTCCAAGTTCGCCCAGCAGCGCAGTGACAATCGCAAACGCCAAGCCCGTCCCAGCCCCAAGCTGCACCGCCAAGGGCCCTTGTTCCCGCTGGTTTGCGACTACCTGCGCCACAAGTGGTCGCCCCAGCAAATCGCCAACGAACTCCAGCGTCTTCACCCACAGGATCGCCGCTTGCAAGCCTCACACGAAAGCATCTACACCTGCATCTACGCCCAGCCCCGGGGAGAGCTCAAGAAGGAGCTGGTGTCCTGCCTGCGCATGGCCCACGCCAAACGTTGGCCCCGCTCCAGGGGAAAGGATCGCCGCAAGGAGACGCAAGACTTGCTGAGCATCCATGTGCGAGCACCCGAGATCGAGGATCGCCAGTTGCCCGGCCACTGGGAGGGTGATCTGATCAAAGGCAAGGCTAACGCCAGTGCGATTGGCACGCTGGTCGAGCGCACCACCCGTCTGGTGGTGCTGGTCAAGCTGCCACACCCCAACCCCGCCACAGCGGCGCATGTACTGCAAGCCTTCAGCGACAAGCTCAAGACAATAGCCCAGCCGATGCGCCAGACCCTGACCTACGACCGGGGCAGCGAGATGGCCGAGCACCGCCAGCTCAGCGAGAACACAGGCATGAAGGTGTACTTCTGCGACCCCTACAGTCCCTGGCAAAGGGGGAGCAACGAGAACACCAATGGGCTCTTGCGCCAGTACTTCCCCAAGGGGACTGATCTGAGTGGCTACAGCCAGGAGCAGTTGGACGCTGTGGCCGATGAGCTCAATGGACGGCCCAGGATGACTCTGGGGTGGCGCAAGCCCATCGAGGTCTATGCCGAGCATTTGGCGCGGCTGGCCCAGCAGCCGGATTTAGTGCATTGA
- a CDS encoding sensor domain-containing diguanylate cyclase — translation MPRLLPSLKVRIALITTVLAGILGGGIVIGSLYFAHLDLEDALQNQQDSIVKLSVDQLDTAMDDRIELLSHLAPQLRDTLASAHEQPHDAVRAALQQAIDRTIPMPEAFNAVMVVDAAGTVLTMDGKPVEVGDRAYFLEAIRTRNVVVAAPIRSRVGGYVGVLVAVPVLSLSGEFLGVAGGWLNLANSNFLVEIANNRLGTTGFYCLVSAGSEPVYVQHPDPTMARKPAHAVGETCGVDDHSAPLEFLTPTRPVIARRLMASTGWELVAVMPAQEAYAPLRQMQRRFLMMSAIALSVVALLIWLAVRQLLTPLSRLHQVVQASANDLDAFQRLPKRPHRDEIGDVTGAFIRLMRDMRQRGLQLARSERRLRAVTDTLPALLAFIDSDERYVFNNIAYERVFGMSLDEIQGKTVREVLGEERYARAQPFLQRALRGEEVSFEAEYHFPHHHWMEMNYRPEWGEDGRQVVGVHIHVEDITRRKVENLRLSHISRTDHLTQLQNRNAFESQLRDAMMLSRAEQQLMALLYLDMDRFKAVNDIHGHATGDLLLQAFALRLRRCVRESDHVARIGGDEFAVILEDIGTPATAQRIAGAILESVGRHFYFDGILADVDVSIGVTLYKGTPISEETLMRQADVLLYRAKALGRGRYEIGPAELLADAGA, via the coding sequence ATGCCCCGGTTACTGCCGTCGCTCAAGGTACGCATTGCGCTGATCACCACGGTGCTTGCCGGCATTCTCGGCGGAGGCATCGTCATCGGCTCGCTCTACTTCGCCCATCTCGATCTCGAAGACGCGCTGCAGAATCAGCAGGACTCCATCGTCAAGCTATCGGTGGACCAGCTCGACACGGCGATGGATGACCGTATCGAGCTGCTCTCCCACCTGGCACCGCAACTGCGCGACACGCTCGCTTCCGCGCATGAGCAGCCACACGATGCCGTACGGGCGGCGCTACAGCAGGCAATCGACCGCACGATACCAATGCCCGAGGCGTTCAATGCCGTGATGGTCGTCGACGCGGCTGGCACAGTCCTGACCATGGACGGCAAGCCCGTCGAGGTGGGTGACCGCGCCTACTTCCTCGAGGCCATTCGCACGCGCAATGTCGTGGTTGCCGCGCCGATCCGCTCCCGCGTCGGCGGCTATGTGGGCGTCCTGGTGGCGGTACCGGTGCTCTCGTTGTCCGGCGAGTTCCTGGGCGTCGCGGGGGGCTGGCTCAACCTTGCCAACTCGAACTTCCTGGTGGAAATCGCCAATAACCGGCTGGGCACCACGGGCTTCTACTGCCTGGTGTCGGCCGGCAGCGAACCCGTCTATGTCCAGCATCCGGACCCCACCATGGCGCGCAAGCCCGCCCACGCCGTTGGCGAGACCTGCGGCGTGGACGATCACAGCGCGCCGCTGGAATTTCTCACCCCGACCCGGCCCGTGATCGCCCGCCGGCTGATGGCAAGCACGGGCTGGGAACTCGTGGCCGTGATGCCGGCACAGGAAGCCTATGCGCCACTGCGCCAGATGCAGCGTCGATTCCTGATGATGTCGGCCATCGCCCTGTCGGTGGTGGCGCTGCTGATCTGGCTGGCGGTACGCCAGTTGCTGACGCCGCTTTCTCGCCTGCATCAGGTGGTGCAGGCGAGCGCGAACGACCTGGATGCATTTCAGCGCTTGCCAAAGCGTCCGCACCGCGACGAGATCGGCGATGTCACCGGCGCCTTCATCCGCCTGATGCGTGACATGCGCCAGCGCGGACTGCAACTGGCACGCAGCGAACGGCGGCTGCGCGCGGTCACCGACACGCTCCCGGCACTGCTGGCCTTCATCGACAGCGACGAACGCTACGTCTTCAACAACATCGCCTACGAGCGTGTGTTCGGTATGTCGCTGGATGAAATCCAGGGCAAGACCGTGCGCGAAGTGCTGGGCGAGGAACGATACGCACGCGCCCAGCCCTTCCTGCAACGCGCGCTGCGGGGCGAGGAGGTCAGCTTCGAGGCCGAGTATCACTTCCCGCATCATCACTGGATGGAAATGAACTATCGCCCGGAATGGGGCGAGGATGGCCGGCAGGTGGTGGGCGTACACATCCACGTGGAGGACATCACGCGGCGCAAGGTGGAGAATCTGCGGCTGTCGCACATCTCGCGAACGGACCACCTGACCCAACTCCAGAACCGCAACGCCTTCGAAAGCCAGTTGCGGGACGCGATGATGCTGAGCCGCGCCGAGCAGCAACTGATGGCCCTGCTTTATCTGGACATGGATCGCTTCAAGGCCGTCAACGACATACACGGCCATGCCACCGGCGATCTGCTGCTGCAGGCATTCGCGCTGCGTCTGCGGCGCTGTGTGCGCGAGAGCGATCATGTCGCGCGCATCGGCGGGGACGAATTCGCGGTAATTCTCGAGGACATCGGCACGCCAGCCACGGCGCAGCGAATTGCCGGCGCGATCCTGGAATCGGTCGGTCGGCACTTCTATTTCGATGGAATACTGGCCGACGTCGACGTGAGCATCGGCGTGACTCTCTACAAGGGCACGCCGATCAGCGAGGAAACGCTGATGCGGCAGGCCGATGTACTGCTGTATCGCGCCAAGGCACTGGGCCGGGGTCGCTACGAAATCGGCCCCGCGGAACTGCTGGCAGACGCTGGGGCCTGA
- a CDS encoding MFS transporter: MRATSPASAQTLAVHTARDVGEPDVRPVIGRAAVAAAVAGNALEFYDFVIYAYFAVYIGRAFFPVGGEFGSLLLAAATFGVGFFTRPLGAVLIGALADRAGRKPAMILTVALITFGTLGMAATPSYASIGIAAPIIVVACRLLQGLALGGEVGPATALLVEAAPPHRRALYASWQLASQGIAVAVGGLLGVAVSMLLPAEDLAAWGWRIPFVISIALVPVALKIRRSLPETFEARTERSTAEVVGGLMKSHRRYVVLGVLMVLSASVASQIGNYMTTYAIQTLHLPATLAQTSALVGGVMTFAFGLVGGWLCDWRGRKIVLIAPRVALMLLIVPMFWWLGAMPGAISFLTVTAVLAALTAMSAAASIVVIPELLPAGFRSIGVSLVYAIGTTLFGGTTQFVVTGLLAWTHNPNAPAWYLAATSIVSLVAIWLLPETRGTDISE; the protein is encoded by the coding sequence ATGCGCGCCACCAGTCCGGCGTCTGCCCAGACGCTTGCGGTTCACACGGCGAGGGATGTCGGCGAGCCCGACGTTCGGCCAGTTATTGGTCGGGCCGCGGTTGCCGCCGCCGTTGCAGGCAACGCCCTCGAGTTCTACGACTTCGTCATCTACGCTTACTTTGCCGTCTACATCGGTCGCGCATTTTTTCCGGTCGGTGGCGAGTTCGGCAGCCTGCTGCTCGCGGCCGCCACCTTCGGAGTGGGATTCTTCACTCGCCCACTCGGCGCCGTACTGATCGGCGCGCTGGCTGACAGGGCCGGTCGCAAGCCTGCAATGATCCTGACCGTGGCGTTGATCACCTTTGGCACGCTTGGCATGGCCGCCACGCCAAGCTATGCGTCTATCGGTATCGCCGCTCCCATCATCGTGGTGGCTTGCCGTCTGCTACAGGGCCTTGCGCTCGGCGGAGAGGTGGGGCCAGCAACCGCGCTACTCGTCGAGGCCGCACCGCCGCATCGCCGTGCACTTTACGCGAGTTGGCAATTGGCCAGCCAGGGTATTGCCGTGGCGGTTGGTGGACTGCTGGGCGTTGCGGTGTCGATGTTGCTTCCGGCGGAAGACCTGGCCGCCTGGGGGTGGCGTATCCCCTTCGTGATCAGCATCGCGCTCGTGCCGGTCGCCCTGAAGATTCGCCGCAGCCTGCCCGAAACCTTCGAAGCCCGGACCGAGCGCAGCACCGCCGAGGTGGTCGGTGGCCTGATGAAGTCGCACCGGCGCTATGTTGTTCTGGGTGTGCTGATGGTGCTGTCTGCCTCCGTCGCGTCTCAGATTGGCAACTACATGACCACTTACGCGATCCAGACGTTGCACCTGCCCGCAACACTTGCGCAGACCAGTGCGCTGGTTGGTGGCGTGATGACGTTCGCGTTCGGCCTGGTGGGAGGCTGGCTATGCGATTGGCGCGGCCGGAAGATTGTCCTGATTGCGCCGCGCGTCGCGCTGATGCTGTTGATCGTGCCAATGTTCTGGTGGCTGGGCGCAATGCCCGGTGCCATCAGCTTCCTGACCGTGACAGCGGTACTCGCAGCGCTCACCGCCATGAGTGCCGCGGCATCGATCGTCGTGATTCCCGAGTTGTTGCCGGCTGGCTTTCGCAGTATCGGCGTCTCTCTGGTCTACGCGATCGGTACCACGCTATTCGGAGGGACCACGCAGTTCGTGGTGACAGGCTTGCTGGCCTGGACGCACAACCCTAATGCGCCGGCCTGGTACCTCGCCGCCACCAGCATCGTCAGCCTTGTGGCGATCTGGCTCCTGCCGGAAACGCGCGGCACCGACATCTCCGAATAG
- a CDS encoding porin, translated as MKKILFATAVLGAMGTAHAQSSVTLYGVADANIEYVSHLGSQPPTPANGFNAGQGGNTWRLTSGGLSSSRWGLRGVEDLGSGTKAVYVLESGFSIDNGVQSQGRLFGRQAYVGVDSRYGQFLFGRQYTSLFHIMANYSPTAYAVQYEPVVAFAGANLREDNTAKYIGTFGPVTAIAHWSFGTGVALPGTSQGAPSVGGNGEVPGQFRRDSAYGLGAEYAAGPFGVAVAYDQYNPSLSSAAGAFVGTGSFKKATIGASYTLGATAKIMGGYRWGQNKAQDGSTLILRDDFFWIGGNYQVTPALGLTLEYNYDNVKNLLGQTHLANPWQVSFIADYTLSKRTDLYLTTAFSKNAGLNFDTSAISFANGYFLASGQSTMLGVALGVRHKF; from the coding sequence ATGAAGAAGATTTTGTTTGCGACGGCGGTGCTTGGCGCCATGGGTACTGCACACGCTCAGTCGAGCGTGACACTCTATGGTGTCGCGGATGCCAACATCGAGTACGTGAGTCATCTTGGCTCTCAGCCGCCAACACCTGCTAATGGCTTCAATGCCGGGCAGGGTGGGAACACATGGCGACTGACTTCGGGTGGCCTGTCCAGTTCACGCTGGGGTTTGCGCGGCGTGGAGGACCTCGGCAGCGGCACCAAGGCCGTGTACGTGCTGGAAAGCGGGTTCAGCATTGACAATGGTGTGCAGTCGCAAGGCCGGTTGTTCGGTCGCCAGGCATACGTTGGGGTCGACAGCCGCTATGGCCAGTTCCTGTTCGGGCGCCAGTACACGTCGCTGTTCCACATCATGGCGAACTACTCGCCCACGGCTTATGCGGTGCAGTACGAACCCGTCGTGGCGTTCGCAGGTGCGAACCTTCGCGAAGACAACACGGCCAAATACATCGGCACCTTCGGCCCGGTGACGGCCATCGCGCACTGGTCATTCGGCACGGGAGTCGCGCTGCCGGGCACGAGCCAGGGTGCGCCAAGCGTGGGCGGCAATGGCGAAGTGCCGGGCCAGTTCCGTCGCGACTCCGCCTATGGCCTCGGTGCGGAATATGCAGCCGGCCCCTTCGGTGTGGCCGTGGCCTATGACCAGTACAACCCGAGCCTTAGCTCAGCCGCGGGCGCTTTCGTCGGTACCGGCTCATTCAAGAAAGCGACGATCGGTGCCAGCTATACGCTGGGTGCCACCGCCAAGATCATGGGCGGCTATCGCTGGGGTCAGAACAAGGCGCAAGACGGCTCCACGCTGATTCTGCGGGACGACTTCTTCTGGATTGGCGGCAACTACCAGGTCACCCCAGCCCTGGGTCTGACGCTGGAGTACAACTACGACAACGTGAAGAACCTGCTGGGCCAGACGCATTTGGCCAACCCATGGCAGGTGTCCTTCATCGCTGACTACACGCTGTCCAAACGCACCGACCTGTACCTGACAACGGCGTTCTCGAAGAACGCGGGCCTCAACTTCGATACGTCGGCCATCAGCTTCGCGAACGGATACTTCCTCGCCAGCGGCCAGAGCACGATGCTCGGCGTTGCGCTCGGCGTACGTCACAAGTTCTGA
- a CDS encoding class II fumarate hydratase produces MHFGIEAAIAGKWPGEFPLSVWQTGSGTQTNMNLNEVIANRAIQLLGGEVGSKKPVHPNDHVNCSQSSNDSFPTAMHIAATRAIQQTLLPSLEKLQQTFAKKVEAFDDIVKVGRTHLQDAVPLTLGQEFSGYMTQVADAQSRLQQAMLRAMPVPQGGTAVGTGLNAPPGFAVAFARALATYTSLPFEPAPNRYALQAAHDALADLSGALNTTASSFLKIARDFMLLGSGPRAGVAELQLPANEPGSSIMPGKVNPTQAEALAMVCCRVIGNHTTVTLANSLGTLELNAYKPVIIYSLMQSVTLLADAASSFAEHMVEGVEPDRARIQELLERSLMSVTALNPHIGYDKAAEIAKLAVKKNLSLREAAIASGHVTNEQFDQWIDFKAMTKEV; encoded by the coding sequence TTGCACTTCGGAATTGAGGCCGCCATCGCCGGCAAATGGCCAGGCGAGTTTCCGCTCTCCGTCTGGCAGACGGGCTCCGGCACGCAGACCAACATGAACCTGAACGAGGTCATCGCCAACCGGGCCATCCAGCTCCTGGGCGGCGAGGTCGGCAGCAAGAAGCCGGTGCATCCGAATGACCACGTCAACTGCAGCCAGTCTTCCAACGACAGCTTTCCGACGGCGATGCACATCGCGGCCACACGCGCGATCCAGCAGACGCTGCTGCCTTCGCTGGAGAAACTCCAGCAGACTTTCGCGAAGAAGGTCGAGGCATTCGACGATATCGTCAAGGTCGGCCGCACTCATCTGCAGGACGCCGTGCCGCTGACCCTGGGCCAGGAATTCTCCGGCTACATGACACAGGTGGCCGATGCCCAGTCGCGCCTGCAACAGGCCATGCTGCGCGCGATGCCGGTGCCTCAGGGTGGCACGGCAGTCGGCACCGGACTCAACGCGCCGCCGGGATTCGCCGTCGCCTTTGCCCGCGCGCTGGCCACCTACACCAGCCTGCCGTTCGAGCCCGCGCCAAACCGCTACGCACTGCAAGCCGCCCACGACGCGCTGGCCGACCTGTCCGGCGCGCTGAACACCACGGCTTCGTCATTCCTGAAGATCGCCCGCGATTTCATGCTGCTGGGCTCGGGGCCCCGTGCCGGCGTTGCCGAACTGCAATTGCCCGCCAACGAGCCCGGCTCGTCGATCATGCCCGGCAAGGTCAATCCGACGCAGGCTGAGGCCTTGGCGATGGTCTGTTGCCGCGTCATCGGCAATCACACGACGGTGACACTGGCAAACAGCCTCGGCACGCTGGAACTCAATGCGTACAAGCCAGTGATCATCTACAGCCTGATGCAGTCCGTCACACTGCTGGCCGACGCCGCATCGAGCTTCGCCGAACACATGGTTGAAGGCGTGGAACCCGACCGCGCGCGCATTCAGGAACTGCTTGAGCGCTCGCTGATGTCTGTGACCGCGCTCAACCCGCATATCGGCTACGACAAGGCTGCCGAGATCGCGAAGCTCGCGGTGAAGAAGAACCTCTCGTTGCGCGAGGCCGCCATCGCATCAGGCCACGTCACCAACGAACAGTTCGATCAGTGGATCGACTTCAAGGCAATGACGAAGGAAGTCTGA
- a CDS encoding putative bifunctional diguanylate cyclase/phosphodiesterase, translating into MWHRKPVNSLEPALCADLVAGERKLSRSPDDESPEKPGLTACVPCVSCHRKRIDRYCAGASTQGIVRQTRCSSGVHRQRKGPQRLHCCFILSFMQPLLSPLVWLPLLLATAAVMLAGWLAGRLRRERQEARKQATLADAYISHMAKHDALTGLPNRSELHERCEVLLAEARRRGSGVALLLLDLDHFKHINETLGHPVGDDLLRTIADRIRGAVRPRDVVARMGGDEFAVALGDLRFDGEAELVAAKILARVSEDLPLAGEHVRVTPSLGMAIFPQDGNSLTDLMKSADAAMYAAKHGGRAQLRRFASEMAEASRTRFTIEGLLRRALAKGEFRLRYQPIVDVSRLALLGVEALIAWETPERGVMQPSEFIPIAEQCGLVSELGEWVLGKACQDIQSVRQELGCDIDVAVNISPLQLRQASFPAAVAQALRASGLPAASLTIEVTEGILVDGSETTVETLRQVRQLGVGISIDDFGTGYSGLGYLTRLPISKLKIDKSFVDDLAVPGHDRAVAAAIVALGRQLHLQVVAEGVETKAQFDFLRAEGCDAVQGYLFSQPVGLDTLRQILRGDSSLANADVLAA; encoded by the coding sequence ATGTGGCATCGAAAGCCTGTGAATTCGCTGGAGCCAGCGCTTTGCGCAGATCTGGTTGCTGGCGAACGTAAGTTATCACGTTCGCCTGATGATGAAAGTCCGGAGAAACCGGGTTTGACAGCCTGCGTTCCATGCGTCTCTTGTCATCGAAAACGAATCGACCGCTACTGTGCGGGCGCAAGCACACAAGGTATAGTGCGCCAGACACGGTGTTCTTCGGGTGTCCATCGCCAGAGAAAGGGCCCACAACGCCTCCACTGCTGTTTCATTCTTTCGTTCATGCAACCGCTCTTGTCACCGCTCGTCTGGCTTCCGCTGCTACTCGCGACGGCTGCGGTCATGCTGGCGGGATGGCTCGCAGGCCGTCTTCGGCGTGAGCGCCAGGAAGCGCGCAAGCAAGCGACGCTTGCGGATGCCTATATCAGCCACATGGCAAAGCACGATGCGCTGACGGGGCTGCCAAACCGGTCGGAACTGCATGAGCGATGCGAAGTACTGCTCGCGGAAGCGCGCCGTCGTGGCAGTGGTGTGGCGCTGCTGTTGCTCGATCTCGACCATTTCAAACACATCAATGAAACGCTCGGCCATCCCGTGGGGGACGACCTGCTGCGGACCATCGCCGACCGCATTCGCGGGGCGGTGCGGCCCCGCGATGTGGTGGCGCGCATGGGCGGCGACGAATTTGCCGTGGCGCTTGGAGACTTGCGCTTCGATGGCGAGGCCGAGCTGGTGGCTGCCAAGATTCTTGCGCGCGTGTCCGAGGACCTGCCGCTGGCGGGCGAACATGTTCGCGTCACGCCCTCGCTCGGCATGGCGATCTTTCCCCAGGATGGCAATTCGCTGACGGACCTGATGAAATCGGCCGACGCGGCGATGTATGCCGCCAAGCATGGCGGGCGCGCCCAACTGCGGCGTTTTGCCAGCGAGATGGCGGAGGCATCGCGGACGCGCTTCACGATCGAGGGGTTGCTCCGTCGCGCGCTGGCCAAGGGGGAGTTCCGGTTGCGCTACCAGCCGATCGTCGACGTTTCCAGGCTGGCGTTGCTCGGGGTCGAGGCCCTGATCGCCTGGGAGACCCCCGAGCGCGGCGTGATGCAGCCGTCTGAGTTCATCCCGATCGCCGAGCAGTGCGGTCTCGTCAGCGAGCTTGGCGAGTGGGTGCTGGGCAAGGCTTGCCAGGATATCCAGTCGGTGCGTCAGGAGCTGGGGTGCGATATCGATGTCGCGGTCAATATTTCGCCGCTGCAATTGCGTCAGGCAAGTTTCCCGGCGGCCGTTGCGCAGGCGTTGCGCGCTTCCGGGCTGCCGGCCGCCAGTCTGACCATCGAGGTGACCGAGGGCATTCTCGTCGACGGCAGCGAGACCACCGTCGAGACGCTCCGGCAGGTGCGCCAGCTGGGCGTGGGGATTTCGATCGACGACTTCGGTACGGGCTACTCGGGGCTTGGGTATCTGACCCGCCTGCCAATCAGCAAGCTCAAGATCGACAAGTCGTTCGTCGATGATCTCGCCGTGCCGGGACACGACCGGGCGGTGGCCGCGGCCATCGTCGCGCTCGGGCGCCAGTTGCATCTGCAGGTGGTGGCCGAGGGCGTGGAGACAAAAGCGCAGTTCGATTTCCTGCGCGCCGAAGGATGCGATGCCGTGCAGGGTTACCTGTTCAGCCAGCCGGTTGGACTGGATACGCTGCGTCAGATCCTGCGTGGCGATAGCAGTCTGGCCAATGCGGACGTGCTTGCGGCCTGA
- a CDS encoding PadR family transcriptional regulator → MKRQFLGLLARVYVMQFAMEVPATVAMLAEMLMDYGFQVDIGSVRPLLRALQMEGYLESVLRDGIGRVYLLTELGREELATSRTRIDELYRRLHNPVAETVAMAPATVSHT, encoded by the coding sequence ATGAAACGACAGTTCCTCGGCTTGCTCGCCCGCGTCTACGTCATGCAATTCGCCATGGAGGTGCCCGCCACCGTTGCGATGCTTGCGGAAATGCTCATGGATTACGGATTCCAGGTAGACATCGGCTCCGTACGACCTCTGCTGCGTGCGCTGCAGATGGAGGGTTATCTCGAAAGCGTCCTGCGCGACGGTATCGGGCGGGTCTACCTGCTCACCGAACTGGGGCGTGAAGAGTTGGCCACCAGCCGCACACGGATCGACGAGTTGTATCGCCGACTCCACAATCCCGTCGCCGAGACCGTCGCCATGGCACCGGCGACCGTTTCCCACACCTGA
- a CDS encoding four-helix bundle copper-binding protein codes for MIRPTVQENFSRYADCIAACNAAAAACLKCAAACLEEPDTRKMTRCIALDMDCAGIANLAASYMLRNSEFAPLVCEDCAEVCKWCKEECERYDHWHCQECAKACAACMEMCLKMTA; via the coding sequence ATGATTCGACCCACCGTGCAGGAGAATTTCTCCCGTTACGCCGACTGTATCGCAGCCTGCAATGCCGCCGCCGCCGCATGCCTCAAGTGCGCGGCCGCTTGCCTGGAGGAGCCCGACACGCGGAAGATGACGCGCTGCATTGCGCTCGACATGGATTGCGCAGGCATCGCCAACCTGGCCGCGTCCTACATGCTGCGCAACAGCGAGTTCGCGCCGCTGGTCTGCGAAGACTGTGCCGAAGTGTGCAAGTGGTGCAAGGAGGAATGCGAGCGCTATGACCATTGGCATTGCCAGGAATGCGCCAAGGCCTGCGCCGCCTGCATGGAGATGTGCCTGAAGATGACTGCCTGA